The Streptomyces sp. NBC_00670 genome window below encodes:
- a CDS encoding peptide ABC transporter substrate-binding protein, with translation MQGAAPVRWTAALAVLLLTATGCGSPAAADGGPGVLSSSWGDPQNPLEPANTNEVQGGKVLDMIFRGLKRYDPRTGAAENMLAERIETEDARTYTVTVKDGWTFSNGEKVTARSFVDAWNYGAGLKNNQKCAYFFGYIDGYDKVHPESGKQTADTLSGLRVTGPRTFTVRLNQSFSGFPDTLGYAAFAPLPRAFFTDHAAWLEKPVGNGPYRVKSYVRGAQMSLRTWDGYPGPDKARNRGVDLKVYTDSNTAYTDLMSGNLDLADDIPAAQLKNVRSDLQGRYINVPAGILQTLAFPFYDGKWDKPGMEKVRTGLSMAIDRDQISRTIFRGTRTPATDWTSPVLGTEGGYREGLCGEACRYDPKRAKALVKEGGGLPGGRLRLTYNADTGSHKAWVDAVCHSINNALDDDRACVANPVGTFADYRNQITQKKIAGPFRAGWQMDYPLIQNFLQPLYYTGASSNDGKWSSETFDALVDRANAATDQATSVQLFQQAEEVVRDQMAAIPLWYQNGSAGYSGRLSGVALNPFSVPVYDRIEVS, from the coding sequence ATGCAGGGAGCCGCACCCGTCCGCTGGACCGCCGCCCTCGCCGTTCTCCTGCTCACCGCGACCGGCTGCGGCTCGCCCGCCGCCGCCGACGGCGGCCCCGGCGTGCTCAGCTCCTCCTGGGGCGACCCGCAGAACCCGCTGGAGCCGGCCAACACCAACGAGGTGCAGGGCGGCAAGGTGCTCGACATGATCTTCCGCGGCCTCAAGCGGTACGACCCGAGGACCGGCGCCGCCGAGAACATGCTCGCGGAGCGGATCGAGACCGAGGACGCCCGCACCTATACCGTCACCGTCAAGGACGGCTGGACCTTCAGCAACGGCGAGAAGGTCACCGCCCGCTCCTTCGTCGACGCCTGGAACTACGGCGCCGGCCTGAAGAACAACCAGAAGTGCGCCTACTTCTTCGGCTACATCGACGGCTACGACAAGGTCCACCCCGAGTCCGGCAAGCAGACCGCCGACACCCTCTCCGGGCTCAGGGTCACCGGCCCGCGCACCTTCACCGTCCGCCTCAACCAGAGCTTCTCCGGCTTCCCCGACACCCTCGGCTACGCCGCCTTCGCCCCGCTGCCCCGCGCGTTCTTCACCGACCACGCCGCCTGGCTGGAGAAGCCGGTCGGCAACGGGCCCTACCGCGTGAAGTCGTACGTCAGGGGCGCGCAGATGTCGCTGCGCACCTGGGACGGCTACCCCGGCCCCGACAAGGCGAGGAACCGCGGCGTCGACCTCAAGGTGTACACCGACAGCAACACCGCCTACACCGACCTGATGTCCGGCAACCTCGACCTCGCCGACGACATCCCCGCCGCCCAGCTCAAGAACGTCAGGAGCGATCTTCAGGGCCGGTACATCAACGTCCCGGCCGGCATCCTGCAGACCCTCGCCTTCCCGTTCTACGACGGGAAATGGGACAAGCCCGGCATGGAGAAGGTCCGCACCGGCCTGTCCATGGCCATCGACCGCGACCAGATCTCCCGCACCATCTTCCGCGGCACCCGCACCCCCGCCACCGACTGGACCTCACCCGTCCTCGGCACGGAGGGCGGCTACCGGGAGGGCCTGTGCGGCGAGGCCTGCCGCTACGACCCGAAACGGGCGAAGGCGCTGGTCAAGGAGGGCGGCGGACTGCCCGGCGGGCGCTTGCGGCTCACATACAACGCCGACACCGGCTCCCACAAGGCGTGGGTCGACGCCGTCTGCCACTCCATCAACAACGCGCTCGACGACGACCGGGCCTGCGTCGCCAATCCCGTCGGCACCTTCGCCGACTACCGCAACCAGATCACCCAGAAGAAGATCGCCGGGCCCTTCCGGGCGGGCTGGCAGATGGACTACCCGCTCATCCAGAACTTCCTCCAGCCGCTCTACTACACGGGCGCCTCCTCCAACGACGGCAAGTGGTCCAGCGAGACGTTCGACGCTCTCGTCGACAGGGCCAACGCCGCCACCGACCAGGCCACCTCCGTGCAGCTGTTCCAGCAGGCGGAGGAGGTGGTCCGGGACCAGATGGCCGCCATCCCGCTCTGGTACCAGAACGGCAGCGCGGGCTACTCGGGCCGGCTCTCGGGTGTGGCACTCAACCCGTTCAGCGTGCCGGTGTACGACCGGATCGAGGTGAGCTGA
- a CDS encoding ABC transporter permease, producing the protein MGQYVLRRLLQMIPVFVGATLLIFLMVNVMGDPVAGLCGDKACDAATAARLRAEFGLDRPVWQQYLTYMGNVFTGDFGTAFNGQEVTALMAASFPVTARLTLVAIVFEVVLGVTLGVVTGLRRGRPVDTGVLMLSLVVISVPTFVTGLLLQLLLGVQWHWITPSVSLAASYDELIVPGLVLASVSLAYVTRLTRTSIAENLRADHVRTAVAKGLPRRRVIVRHLLRTSLIPVVTFIGSDIGALMGGAIVTERIFNIHGVGFQLYQGILRQNTQTVVGFVTVLVLVFLAANLLVDLLYAVLDPRIRYA; encoded by the coding sequence ATGGGCCAGTACGTGCTGCGGCGACTGCTGCAAATGATCCCCGTCTTCGTCGGCGCCACCCTGCTGATCTTCCTCATGGTCAACGTCATGGGGGACCCCGTCGCCGGACTCTGCGGCGACAAGGCGTGCGACGCCGCCACCGCCGCCCGGCTCAGGGCGGAGTTCGGCCTCGACCGCCCCGTGTGGCAGCAGTACCTGACATACATGGGCAACGTCTTCACCGGCGACTTCGGCACCGCGTTCAACGGGCAGGAGGTCACCGCGCTGATGGCGGCGTCCTTCCCGGTCACCGCGCGGCTCACCCTGGTGGCGATCGTCTTCGAGGTCGTCCTCGGCGTCACCCTGGGCGTCGTCACGGGGCTGCGGCGCGGCCGGCCCGTCGACACCGGGGTGCTGATGCTCAGCCTCGTCGTCATCTCCGTCCCCACCTTCGTCACCGGCCTGCTGCTGCAACTGCTGCTCGGGGTGCAGTGGCACTGGATCACGCCGTCCGTCTCCCTGGCGGCGAGCTACGACGAGCTGATCGTGCCCGGCCTCGTCCTGGCCTCCGTCTCCCTCGCCTACGTCACCCGGCTCACCCGCACCTCGATCGCGGAGAACCTGCGGGCCGACCACGTCCGCACCGCCGTCGCCAAGGGGCTGCCGCGCCGCCGGGTGATCGTCCGGCATCTGCTGCGGACCTCGCTGATCCCCGTGGTCACCTTCATCGGCTCCGACATCGGGGCGCTGATGGGCGGGGCGATCGTCACCGAGCGGATCTTCAACATCCACGGCGTCGGCTTCCAGCTCTACCAGGGAATCCTGCGCCAGAACACGCAGACCGTCGTCGGCTTCGTGACGGTCCTGGTGCTGGTCTTCCTCGCCGCGAACCTGCTCGTGGACCTGCTGTACGCCGTACTCGACCCGAGGATCCGCTATGCCTGA
- a CDS encoding ABC transporter permease: MPERPYEPIEPYEAFEPEALGAGASADGAVAPTGTGGTMDLAVGEAATLQRPPEAEPNAPGPAAGKTAKPRSLWSDAWHDLRRNPVFLVSALVILFLLVISVRPSLIAPGDPLSCDLANAQEGSRPGHPFGFDGQGCDVYVRTVYGTRISIGVGVLATAGVALLGSVLGGLAGYFGGVGDAVLSRLTDVFFAIPVVLGGLVLLSVVTSDTIWPVVGFMVLLGWPQISRIARGSVLTVGRHDYIQAARALGASHTRLLLRHIAPNAVAPVIVVATIALGTYIALEATLSYVGVGLRPPTVSWGIDISAASPYIRQAPHMLLWPAGALALTVLAFIMLGDAVRDALDPKLR, from the coding sequence ATGCCTGAGCGCCCTTACGAGCCGATCGAGCCGTACGAGGCTTTTGAGCCGGAGGCTCTCGGGGCGGGGGCCTCGGCGGACGGTGCCGTCGCCCCCACCGGCACCGGCGGCACGATGGATCTCGCGGTGGGAGAGGCGGCGACGCTTCAGCGCCCGCCGGAGGCCGAGCCGAATGCCCCGGGTCCCGCCGCGGGGAAGACGGCGAAGCCCCGCTCCCTCTGGTCCGACGCCTGGCACGACCTGCGGCGCAACCCCGTCTTCCTCGTCTCCGCGCTCGTCATCCTCTTCCTCCTCGTCATCTCCGTGCGCCCCTCGCTCATCGCCCCCGGCGACCCGCTCTCCTGCGACCTGGCCAACGCCCAGGAGGGCTCCCGCCCGGGACACCCCTTCGGCTTCGACGGCCAGGGCTGCGACGTCTACGTCCGGACCGTGTACGGCACCCGGATCTCCATCGGTGTCGGAGTGCTCGCCACGGCCGGGGTCGCGCTGCTCGGCTCGGTGCTCGGCGGGCTCGCCGGGTACTTCGGCGGGGTCGGGGACGCGGTGCTGTCCCGCCTGACCGACGTGTTCTTCGCGATCCCGGTCGTCCTCGGCGGCCTGGTCCTGCTCTCCGTCGTCACCAGCGACACGATCTGGCCCGTCGTCGGCTTCATGGTGCTGCTCGGCTGGCCGCAGATCTCCCGGATCGCCCGCGGCTCGGTCCTGACCGTGGGGCGGCACGACTACATCCAGGCCGCCCGTGCGCTCGGCGCCTCCCACACCCGGCTGCTGCTGCGGCACATCGCGCCCAACGCCGTCGCCCCCGTGATCGTCGTCGCGACCATCGCGCTCGGCACGTACATCGCGCTGGAGGCGACCCTGTCCTACGTCGGCGTCGGGCTCCGTCCGCCCACGGTGAGCTGGGGCATCGACATCTCGGCCGCCTCCCCGTACATCCGCCAGGCCCCGCACATGCTGCTGTGGCCCGCCGGAGCGCTGGCGCTCACCGTGCTGGCGTTCATCATGCTCGGCGACGCGGTGCGCGACGCCCTCGACCCGAAGCTGAGGTGA
- a CDS encoding ABC transporter ATP-binding protein: MLLDVRDLHVEFRTRDGVARAVNGVNLRVAAGETLAVLGESGSGKSVTAQAVMGILDTPPGRVTGGEVRFKGRDLLALPEEERRRLRGAEMAMIFQDALSALNPVLTVGDQLGEMFTVHRGMSRRDARAKAVELMDRVRIPAAAQRVRDYPHQFSGGMRQRVMIAMALALEPALIIADEPTTALDVTVQAQVMDLLAELRREYAMGLVLITHDLGVVADVADRIAVMYAGRIVEEAPVHDLYKAPAHPYTRGLLDSIPRLDRKGAELHAIRGLPPSLTDIPPGCAFHPRCPRARDVCLTDEPPLYEAGEDRGSACHFWRECLHDAT, translated from the coding sequence CTGCTGCTCGACGTACGCGATCTGCACGTGGAGTTCCGCACCCGGGACGGCGTCGCCCGTGCCGTCAACGGCGTGAACCTGCGGGTGGCGGCGGGGGAGACGCTGGCCGTGCTCGGCGAGTCCGGCTCGGGCAAGTCCGTCACCGCGCAGGCCGTCATGGGCATCCTCGACACCCCGCCGGGCCGCGTCACCGGCGGCGAGGTCCGCTTCAAGGGGCGTGACCTGCTCGCCCTCCCCGAGGAGGAGCGCCGCAGGCTGCGCGGCGCCGAGATGGCGATGATCTTCCAGGACGCGCTCTCCGCCCTCAACCCCGTCCTCACCGTCGGCGACCAGCTCGGCGAGATGTTCACCGTCCACCGCGGCATGTCCCGGCGCGACGCCCGCGCGAAGGCCGTCGAACTGATGGACAGGGTCCGTATCCCGGCCGCCGCCCAGCGCGTACGGGACTATCCGCACCAGTTCTCGGGCGGCATGCGCCAGCGCGTGATGATCGCGATGGCGCTCGCGCTGGAACCCGCGCTGATCATCGCCGACGAACCGACGACCGCGCTCGACGTCACCGTGCAGGCGCAGGTCATGGACCTGCTCGCCGAGCTGCGGCGGGAGTACGCGATGGGGCTCGTCCTCATCACCCACGACCTCGGGGTCGTCGCCGACGTGGCCGACCGGATCGCCGTGATGTACGCGGGCCGGATCGTCGAGGAGGCGCCGGTCCACGACCTCTACAAGGCCCCGGCCCACCCGTACACCAGGGGCCTGCTCGACTCCATCCCCCGCCTGGACCGCAAGGGCGCCGAGCTGCACGCCATCCGGGGCCTGCCGCCGAGCCTCACCGACATCCCGCCCGGCTGCGCCTTCCACCCGCGCTGCCCGCGCGCCCGGGACGTGTGCCTGACCGACGAGCCGCCGCTGTACGAGGCGGGCGAGGACCGGGGCAGCGCCTGCCACTTCTGGAGGGAGTGCCTGCATGACGCCACCTGA
- a CDS encoding ABC transporter ATP-binding protein, whose product MTPPEPVSEPILEVTGLARHYPLTRGVLRRRAAGAVRAVDGVDLTLRAGETLGVVGESGCGKSTLARLLVHLERPTAGRIRYRGEDVTGLSGRALKAVRRNVQMVFQDPYTSLNPRMTVGDIVGEPYEIHPEAAPKGERRRKVRELLDVVGLNPEHVNRYPHQFSGGQRQRIGIARALALRPEIVVADEPVSALDVSVQAQVMNLLSRLQGEFGLSYVFIAHDLSVVRHISDRVGVMYLGRIVETGTDTEIYDHPTHPYTQALLSAVPVPDPTARTRHDRIILTGDVPSPAGIPTGCRFRTRCFKAEPRCEAESPLLRIHGTTPMPHPSACHFAAERAVGAG is encoded by the coding sequence ATGACGCCACCTGAACCGGTGTCCGAACCGATCCTCGAAGTGACCGGGCTGGCCAGGCACTACCCGCTCACCCGGGGCGTACTGCGCCGCCGGGCGGCCGGCGCGGTACGGGCCGTCGACGGCGTCGACCTCACCCTTCGCGCGGGCGAGACCCTGGGCGTCGTCGGCGAGTCCGGCTGCGGCAAGTCCACGCTCGCCCGCCTCCTCGTCCACCTGGAGCGCCCCACCGCGGGCCGCATCCGCTACCGCGGCGAGGACGTCACCGGCCTGTCCGGCCGCGCGCTCAAGGCGGTGCGGCGCAACGTCCAGATGGTGTTCCAGGACCCGTACACCTCGCTCAACCCCCGGATGACGGTGGGCGACATCGTCGGGGAGCCGTACGAGATCCACCCCGAGGCGGCCCCGAAGGGCGAACGGCGCCGGAAGGTACGGGAGTTGCTGGACGTGGTCGGCCTCAACCCCGAGCACGTCAACCGCTACCCGCACCAGTTCTCCGGCGGCCAGCGCCAGCGCATCGGCATCGCGCGGGCGTTGGCGCTGCGCCCGGAGATCGTCGTCGCCGACGAACCGGTCTCCGCGCTCGACGTCTCGGTCCAGGCCCAGGTGATGAACCTGCTGTCCCGCCTCCAGGGGGAGTTCGGCCTCTCCTACGTCTTCATCGCGCACGACCTGTCGGTGGTACGGCACATCTCGGACCGGGTCGGGGTGATGTACCTCGGCCGCATCGTGGAGACGGGCACGGACACGGAGATCTACGACCACCCGACCCACCCGTACACCCAGGCCCTGCTCTCCGCGGTCCCGGTCCCCGACCCGACGGCCCGCACCCGCCACGACCGCATCATCCTCACGGGCGACGTCCCGTCCCCGGCCGGCATCCCGACGGGCTGCCGCTTCCGCACGCGCTGCTTCAAGGCGGAGCCGCGCTGCGAGGCGGAGTCCCCCCTCCTGCGAATCCACGGCACAACACCGATGCCCCACCCCTCGGCGTGCCACTTCGCGGCGGAGCGGGCGGTGGGCGCGGGGTAG
- a CDS encoding NAD(P)H-binding protein produces the protein MILITTPTGAIGSQVLRNLLDEAPARGEDLRVIVRDPAKLPDDVRDRVDVVVGSHGDAEVVDRAFDGVDAVFWVVPPNPLAASLEEAYSGFTRPAAKAFTAHGVQRVVAVSSVGRGTPVADRAGLVTASLAMDDLIAGSGVAYRALACATFIDNLLRQAGPIRERGVFTDTVPADRPEPPVATADIAAAAVRLLLDRSWTGTGEVPVLGPEDLTAADRARIVSEVLGRPVRYEQVSLADYAAVFTSRGVPEAFTSGMVDMMRARNEGLDGAVSRSGAGVVVGATTFEAWCEGVLRGAVLGA, from the coding sequence ATGATCCTCATCACCACGCCCACGGGCGCCATCGGCAGCCAGGTGCTGCGCAACCTCCTCGACGAAGCCCCCGCGCGGGGCGAGGACCTGCGGGTGATCGTGCGCGACCCCGCGAAGCTCCCGGACGACGTCCGCGACCGGGTCGACGTCGTCGTGGGCTCGCACGGTGACGCCGAGGTCGTCGACCGTGCGTTCGACGGGGTCGACGCGGTCTTCTGGGTCGTGCCGCCGAATCCGCTGGCGGCGAGCCTGGAGGAGGCGTACTCCGGGTTCACGCGGCCCGCGGCGAAGGCGTTCACCGCGCACGGCGTGCAGCGGGTGGTCGCCGTGTCCTCGGTCGGGCGGGGTACGCCCGTCGCCGACCGGGCCGGGCTCGTCACGGCCTCGCTGGCCATGGACGACCTGATCGCGGGCTCGGGGGTCGCCTACCGGGCGCTCGCCTGTGCGACGTTCATCGACAACCTGCTGCGGCAGGCGGGGCCGATCCGCGAGCGCGGGGTCTTCACGGACACGGTGCCGGCGGACCGGCCGGAGCCGCCGGTCGCGACGGCGGACATCGCGGCGGCGGCGGTGCGGTTGCTGCTCGACCGGTCGTGGACGGGGACGGGGGAGGTCCCGGTCCTCGGTCCCGAGGACCTGACCGCGGCCGACCGGGCGCGGATCGTGTCCGAGGTGCTTGGGCGGCCCGTGCGGTACGAGCAGGTGTCGCTGGCGGACTATGCGGCGGTGTTCACGTCCCGTGGGGTGCCGGAGGCGTTCACGTCGGGGATGGTGGACATGATGCGGGCGCGGAACGAGGGGTTGGACGGGGCGGTTTCTCGTAGCGGTGCGGGGGTTGTCGTCGGGGCGACGACGTTCGAGGCGTGGTGTGAGGGGGTGCTGCGGGGGGCGGTTCTGGGGGCCTAG
- a CDS encoding LysR family transcriptional regulator yields MDLDLRKLRYFVAVAEHRHFGRAAEQLYIAQPVLSRQIRAFERELGCALLTRTTRNVELTPAGEQLHEEARRVLGTVDAAVRRVHEADRGVARLAVAFAPGLHVSEAVRAFTAARPGVEIDLVPLQWHDQHAPLRDGRAHVGFLRRPFDDEGLHTIPIGHEAKVACLPAAHPLADRTSLTWADLADEKILDAQQRRTASVEEKFELIAAGYGIGLGPLSVARTYSRPDLVPVPITDADPYETCLAAPEDSRDERLRDFLEIATKVLRG; encoded by the coding sequence ATGGACCTCGATCTGCGCAAGCTGCGCTACTTCGTCGCGGTCGCCGAGCACCGCCACTTCGGCCGCGCGGCCGAGCAGCTCTACATCGCGCAGCCGGTCCTCAGCCGGCAGATCCGCGCCTTCGAGCGCGAGCTGGGCTGCGCGCTCCTCACCCGCACCACCCGCAACGTCGAGCTGACGCCGGCGGGGGAGCAGCTGCACGAGGAGGCGCGCCGGGTCCTCGGCACCGTCGACGCGGCGGTCCGGCGGGTACACGAGGCCGACCGGGGCGTCGCACGCCTCGCCGTCGCCTTCGCCCCCGGGCTGCACGTCTCGGAGGCGGTCCGCGCCTTCACGGCGGCCCGCCCGGGCGTGGAGATCGACCTCGTCCCGCTTCAGTGGCACGACCAGCACGCCCCGCTTCGCGACGGCCGCGCCCACGTCGGCTTCCTGCGCAGGCCGTTCGACGACGAAGGGCTGCACACGATCCCCATCGGCCACGAGGCGAAGGTCGCGTGCCTGCCCGCGGCCCACCCGCTGGCCGACCGCACCTCGCTGACCTGGGCGGACCTGGCGGACGAGAAGATCCTCGACGCGCAGCAGCGCCGCACGGCCTCCGTCGAGGAGAAGTTCGAACTCATCGCCGCCGGGTACGGCATCGGCCTCGGCCCGCTGAGCGTGGCCCGCACCTACTCGCGCCCCGACCTCGTCCCCGTCCCGATCACGGACGCCGACCCGTACGAGACATGCCTGGCGGCCCCGGAGGACAGCCGGGACGAACGCCTGCGCGACTTCCTGGAGATCGCGACGAAGGTGTTGCGCGGGTAA
- a CDS encoding S9 family peptidase produces the protein MTTEPLSFPRQHARTQRFTLGAPRAFTVAPDGSRVAFLRSATGTDRVQQLWVLDMEEGAERLAADPAALLAGADEQLPPEERARRERSREGGAGIVGYATDGAVELASFALSGRLFTAELRAGTARELPAAGPVVDPRPSPDGRHVAYVAGGALRVVGAEGEDDRALLEPESEGVSYGLAEFVAAEEMSRSRGFWWSPDSDRLLVARVDDTPVQRWWISDPAHPGRAPQPVAYPSAGTDNADVRLFVLGLDGVRTEVVWDRAGYPYVARVHWSAAGAPLILVQARDQRSQLILAVDPNTGATRMVHADEDPTWLDLFPGVPCWSPSGQLVRIADEGGARVLAVGERPLTGPQLHVRAVLDVGADDVLVSASAGAGAADPELGEVHVHRVNELGVERVSQEPGVHSAVRAGGVTVLVSAVLDRPGARVQVLRDGKPTATVASYAESPNFSPRVSLVEGGARKIPCAVLMPTDYPRETGGPRLPVLMDPYGGPHGQRVLAAHNPHLTSQWFADQGFAVVVADGRGTPGRSPAWEKAVRDELADVVLQDQVDALHALAEEFPLDLDRVAIRGWSFGGYLAALGALRRPDVFHAAVVGAPVTDLRLYDTHYQERYLGLPGEQPEVYRRNSLLDDAGLVDAAEGPHRPMMIIHGLADDNVVVAHSLRLSSALLAAGRPHEVLPLSGVTHMTPQETVAENLLRLQLEFLRRSLGLA, from the coding sequence ATGACGACCGAGCCACTTTCCTTCCCGCGCCAGCACGCGCGTACGCAACGCTTCACCCTCGGCGCGCCCCGTGCGTTCACGGTCGCGCCGGACGGGTCGCGGGTCGCGTTCCTGCGGTCCGCGACCGGGACCGACCGGGTGCAGCAGCTGTGGGTTCTCGACATGGAGGAGGGCGCGGAGCGGCTCGCGGCCGACCCCGCGGCCCTGCTCGCGGGCGCCGACGAGCAGTTGCCGCCGGAGGAGCGCGCACGGCGCGAGCGCAGCCGTGAGGGCGGCGCCGGCATCGTCGGCTACGCCACCGACGGCGCCGTCGAGTTGGCGTCTTTCGCCTTGTCAGGGCGGCTTTTCACGGCCGAGCTGCGGGCCGGTACGGCGCGCGAACTGCCCGCCGCGGGACCGGTGGTCGATCCGCGTCCGTCCCCGGACGGGCGGCATGTCGCCTATGTCGCCGGGGGCGCGCTGCGGGTCGTGGGCGCGGAGGGCGAGGACGACCGGGCGCTGCTGGAACCGGAGTCGGAGGGCGTTTCGTACGGTCTCGCGGAGTTCGTCGCGGCCGAGGAAATGTCCCGTTCTCGCGGGTTCTGGTGGTCCCCGGATTCGGACCGGTTGCTGGTCGCGCGGGTGGACGACACCCCCGTGCAGCGGTGGTGGATCTCCGACCCGGCGCATCCGGGCCGGGCTCCGCAGCCCGTCGCGTACCCCTCTGCGGGTACGGACAACGCGGACGTACGGCTGTTCGTGCTCGGCCTGGACGGAGTGCGCACGGAGGTGGTCTGGGACCGCGCCGGCTACCCCTATGTGGCGCGAGTGCACTGGTCAGCGGCGGGTGCGCCGCTCATCCTCGTGCAGGCCCGCGACCAGCGCAGTCAACTGATTCTCGCGGTCGATCCGAACACCGGAGCGACCCGGATGGTGCACGCCGACGAAGATCCAACTTGGCTTGATCTTTTCCCCGGGGTGCCGTGCTGGAGCCCCTCCGGACAGCTCGTGCGGATCGCCGACGAGGGCGGGGCGCGGGTCCTCGCGGTCGGCGAACGCCCGTTGACCGGGCCGCAGTTGCATGTGCGGGCGGTACTTGACGTCGGCGCCGACGACGTCCTGGTCTCGGCCTCCGCCGGGGCGGGGGCGGCCGACCCGGAGCTCGGCGAGGTGCACGTCCACCGGGTGAACGAGCTCGGGGTGGAGCGCGTTTCGCAGGAGCCCGGCGTGCACTCGGCGGTGCGCGCCGGGGGCGTGACCGTGCTGGTCAGCGCGGTGTTGGACCGGCCGGGCGCCCGTGTGCAGGTACTTCGCGACGGCAAGCCGACGGCGACCGTGGCGTCGTACGCGGAAAGTCCGAATTTCTCCCCGCGCGTGAGCCTCGTAGAGGGGGGCGCACGGAAAATCCCATGCGCCGTGCTTATGCCTACGGACTACCCCCGTGAGACCGGCGGTCCCCGTTTGCCCGTCCTGATGGACCCCTACGGCGGTCCGCACGGCCAGCGGGTGCTCGCCGCGCACAACCCGCACCTCACCTCGCAGTGGTTCGCCGACCAGGGCTTCGCGGTGGTCGTCGCGGACGGGCGGGGCACGCCGGGCCGCTCCCCGGCGTGGGAGAAGGCCGTACGGGACGAGCTCGCGGACGTCGTCCTCCAGGACCAGGTCGACGCGCTGCACGCGCTCGCCGAGGAGTTCCCGCTCGATCTGGACCGGGTCGCGATCCGCGGCTGGTCCTTCGGCGGGTACCTCGCCGCGCTCGGCGCGCTGCGCCGCCCGGACGTCTTCCACGCGGCGGTGGTCGGGGCTCCGGTCACCGATCTGCGGCTGTACGACACGCACTACCAGGAGCGGTACCTGGGCCTGCCCGGCGAGCAGCCGGAGGTCTACCGGCGCAACTCGCTCCTCGACGACGCGGGGCTCGTCGACGCGGCGGAGGGCCCGCACCGGCCGATGATGATCATTCACGGCCTCGCGGACGACAACGTCGTCGTCGCGCACTCCCTGCGGCTGTCGTCGGCCCTGCTGGCCGCCGGGCGGCCGCACGAGGTGCTGCCGCTGTCGGGCGTCACGCACATGACCCCGCAGGAGACGGTCGCGGAGAATCTGCTGCGACTGCAACTGGAGTTCCTGCGAAGGTCGTTGGGGCTCGCGTAG
- a CDS encoding Uma2 family endonuclease, which produces MTIAPDDAQQGASHYRAMRDFLQSMDDTLPGKFEITKEGIVHDMMSPGGPHEVTAAHVSRRLERVMPGELLAHNGTPDVEDEPENIMRHPDVMVIAWSDLDVEGSIDPLTVMAAVEIVSRSNPDNDWIGKTRDYPLLGIPVYAIFDPRTGTGAVFTDIHPTPDGPRYATRKDFVYGEDVTIGEWTIPTDGLPRYRD; this is translated from the coding sequence ATGACCATCGCACCCGACGACGCGCAGCAGGGCGCCTCCCACTACCGGGCCATGCGCGACTTCCTGCAGTCCATGGACGACACGCTGCCCGGCAAGTTCGAGATCACCAAGGAAGGGATCGTCCACGACATGATGTCGCCGGGAGGTCCGCACGAAGTCACTGCCGCCCACGTCAGCCGTCGTCTGGAGAGGGTCATGCCTGGCGAGCTCCTGGCCCACAACGGCACCCCCGACGTGGAGGACGAGCCCGAGAACATCATGCGCCACCCGGACGTGATGGTGATCGCCTGGTCCGACCTGGACGTCGAAGGGTCGATCGACCCGCTTACGGTCATGGCCGCCGTCGAGATCGTCTCCCGCTCCAACCCCGACAACGACTGGATCGGCAAGACGCGGGACTACCCCCTGCTCGGCATCCCCGTCTACGCGATCTTCGACCCTCGTACCGGCACCGGCGCCGTCTTCACCGACATCCATCCCACCCCGGACGGCCCCCGCTACGCCACCCGCAAGGACTTCGTGTACGGCGAGGACGTCACCATCGGCGAGTGGACGATCCCGACGGACGGTCTGCCGCGCTACCGGGACTGA